TGCTGACGTCTTTGGCTCTGGTGATGGAGTCCTTGCAGGGGCTGGCGCCGCATCTCCTGGTGGTGGCGCCGGAGTCCGATTCCGACGGCGCGGCCCGCTTGCTCAAGTCCATCCGGGACGAAGCGGGCCTGCGCCGGCTGCCGATCCTCTGCGTCAATCCGCAGGGCGGCAGCGCCGACGGCGTGGGCTATCTGGACGCCGGGGCCGATGATTTCATCAACCGGCCCTTCAATGGGCAGATCTTCCTGGCGCGCGTGCGCACGCTGCTGCGCCGGCGCATCTGGAACGGGGACCTGGAGGAGGACGAGGTGACGTCCTTGCGCTGCGGCCCGCTGCTGATGAACCTGGTCTCGCGCCAGGTGCTGGTGGCGGGCATCCCGGTGGTCCTGACCCGGCTCGAGTTCGACCTGCTGGCCTTCCTGGCCCGCCGCCCGGACGAGGTCTTCAAGCGCGAGGATATCCTGGAGACCGTCTGGAACTATCCGGTGGATGTGGCGACCCGCACCTTGGATAAGCATGTGGAGACCTTGCGCCGCAAGCTGGGCGCCTTCGGCTCGGCCGTCCAGACCGTGCATGGCATCGGCTACCGCCTCGAGCCTCCTCAACAGCAGCCCAGCAAGGCGAGGCGTTGACTCCCCAGGAGGAAGGCGAGAGAAAATAGGATTTACGCAAGTGCATTATGTTCTATAATGAACGGCAATCAAAGGAGGAACAACATGACTAACCGAAGCACGCTGCTTTCGCTCGCCGTCTCAGCCCTACTCTGCGCGGCCGCTGCGGCCCGCGCGGCCGATGCCCCGGGCTCGGCCCAGACCGACTTCCCGTGGGGCTCCGTGACGCTCCTGAGCGGGACGGCGGCCGACTTGGAGCACCAAGTCGACGTCCGCTCCGCCGCCTTAGGGAAAATCGCTCCCGCCAACGGCGCTCTCGGCGACCTCACCAAGCTCAAGGCCCCGCTGCTGCGGATCGCCTTCACCGACGTCGCGCGCATCGTGAAGACGAGGCAGCTCACCACCTTCGTGGGGCGCCATATTCTCGCGGCTTCGGCTTTCGACTTCGCCGAGGTGTCGTTCCCGGCGGATATCGCGATTTCCACACACTCTGCCGCGCTCGTGATAGGCACGCTGGGGAAAGCGCGCGAGATCATCGCGGCAAACGGGCAGAAGGTGGCCGTGGCCGGCGTCTCCGCGCGGCTGGTCGGCGTAGTGGACGGAGGCGTCCCGCAGGCCAATGGGACGTTCTCCTTCGCGCCGAACAGCCCGATCCGCATCTATCAGCTCAAGCCCCGGGCAAAGAAGAAAGCCGCCAAATAGAGGAGCCCTCAGACCAAGCGCCGCGGAAACGTGTTCCTCATTCCGCGGCGCTTGGGTCCCCCCCATCGCTGCGCTGAAATGGGCGCCAAATCGAAGATGCGCGCGCCCGGCTTTCCCTGCGATTCAGGGGAGCGCGCGGAGGGAGTATCCGCCTGGCTGGTCCCTGCGGCCGTCTTCGTCATAACCTGCGCGTTCTTCCTACCGGTCCTCAGCAACGGGTTCGTCAATTGGGACGACGACAAGTGGCTCCTGACCAACCCCTACTTCCGCGGGCTGGGCTGGGCGCAGATGAAATGGATGTTCACCAGCTTTCTCATGCGCAATTACGTGCCCCTGACCTGGATTTCCTGGGCTCTCGACTACCAACTCTGGGGGATGAATCCCTTCGGCTTTCATCTCACCAATCTGCTTCTCCACGGACTCAACGCCGTGGTGTTCTACCGGTTATGCCTGCGCTTGCTGGACTGCGCTCTGCCCGCCTCCGGCCGGGAGCGGGCTACCGGTCTGCGCGCGTGCTCGGGGCTGGCCGCGCTTTTTTTCGCGGTCCATCCGCTGCGGGTCGAATCCGTGGCCTGGGCCGTGGAGCGGCGCGACGTGCTTTCCGGCTTGTTCTATCTGCTGACCCTGCTGGGCTACCTGCGGGCTTGCGGCGCGCAGTTGGAGCCGGCGCGCCGCCGGCGCTGGCTGGCCGCTTCCCTGGCGGCTTACGCCGTGTCGCTGTCGGCCAAGGGGATGGGGGTGAGCCTGCCGCTGATCCTCGTGGTGCTGGACATCTACCCTTTGCGCCGGCTCTCCGGCGACTGCCGGGGCTGGCTTGGGCCCGGGTCCAGGGGAGTCCTCCTGGAAAAGATCCCCTTCCTGTTTTTAGCCCTGGCCGTCGGACTCATCGGGCTCCTGGGCCAGGCGCACAGCGCAACCATGCTGTCTTTGCGAGAATACGGACCGGCCGCGCGCCTGGCCCAGGCGTGTTTCGGCTTGGTCTTTTACCTGGTGAAGACGGCCTTTCCCCTCCAGCTTGCGCCGCTTTACGAGCTGCCGCTGCGTCTTGAACCCGGGTCCTGGCCGTTTCCGCAGAGCATGGCTCTTGTCTGCGGCCTGACCGCGGGCTTCGTCGCCCTGCGCCGGCGCTGGCCGGCGGGCCTGGCCGTGTGGACATGCTACGCCGCGACCTTGGTCCCGGTTTCCGGGCTGGTTCAATTTGGAGCCCAGATAGCCGCGGACCGATACACCTACCTTCCCTGCCTGGGCTGGGCCGTGCTCTTAGGCGGCGGCCTTCTGGCTCTCTGGCGCCGGCGCAGCCCATGGCTGCCCCTGGCCCTGGGGCTGGCGGTGACGGCCGTGGCGGTGCTCGGCTCCATGACTTGGCGGCAAGCCCGGTTCTGGCATGACTCCGAAAGCCTGTGGCGCCGCGTACTTGCCGTCGACCCGGACTCCAGCGTGGCCCACAACAACCTGGGCAATGTCTTTTCCGCGCGCGGAGGGACGCAGGAGGCTGTCGCGCATTACCGCCAAGCGCTCCGGTTGAACCCGAATTTCGAGGAAGCCCACAACAACCTCGGCGCGGTTTTGGCCGCCCAAGGCAGGCTCGCGGAAGCGATATCTTGCTACCAAGCGGCTCTCCGGATCAAACCGGATTATGCCGAGGCGCATAACAACCTGGGATTGGCCTTGGCCAGCCAAGGCGGGCTCGACGAGGCGGCCGTCCAGTACCGGGAAGCCCTGAGAATCAAGCCGGACTACGCGGAGGCCTACAACAATCTGGGCCTGCTGCGCGTGGGGCAGGGCCGATTGGACGAGGCCATCTCCTATTACCAGGAAGCGCTGAAGATCCTTCCGGACCACCCGGTCATCCACGCCAACATCGGCATAGCCCTTTACCGGCGGGGACAAGTCGAGGAGGCCATCCGGCAGTACCGTGAAGCCTTGGCCCTGGATCCCGGCGCCGCGCAGGTGCGCAAGACCCTGGAACTTCTAGGCGCCCTGCCGGTTTCCCCAGCCAGGCCTTGAGCGCGCCTTCCGGCGCGCTGATCATCGCCGTATCGGCCGTTTCAGGAATGCCGAGACTTTTTCGCAAGGGTCCAAGCGGCGAGGGTCGATGCGAAGGGCTTCTCGGCACTCCCGCCTGCCTTCGTCGAATCTTCCTTGCAGCATCAAGGTGACGCCGAGATTCCCATGGGCGTCGGCATGATCGGGCTTCAGGTTCAGCGCGGCTCGGAATTGATCCGCGGCCTCGTCCAAACTGTTCCCGCGGGCCAGGGCCAACCCGAGGTTGTTGTGGATCTGGGGCTCTTGGGGCTGCAGCCTCAGCGCTTCTCGATACTGCGCGGCGGCGGCCTGAAAGTCGCCTTGACGCGCCAGGGCCAGTCCAAGATCATTGAGTATGTCCACGGAATCGGGCCTGGCCTGCAACGCCCGGCGATAATGCTCCACCGCTTCTCCGGGCTTGCCCTGAGCGGCGAGGGCGTCGGCCAGGTTCCGGTGAGCGTATGGGTAATCGGGGAATATCTTGAGCGTCTCGCGGTACTGGGCTATCGCCTCGTTCCACCTGCCCTCCTGCGCCAGAGCGTAGCCGAGGTTGTTGTGGGCTTGGACTAATTCAGGGTCTATATCGATGGCGTAGCTCCACAGGCTCTTCGTGTCATGCCAGACCTGGGCCTGCCGCCAAGTCAGGACAGCGAGGAAGCAAACGACGCCGGCCGCGGGAAACAGGAGCTTCCTCGCCATTTCGACGCGGCGGTCCCACATGGACAGCATCCCGCCTCCCGCCAAAAGCGGCCATGCCATGCAGGAAAGATAAGAATAGCGGTCGGCGGCGAGCTGGGAGCCGAATTGGACGAAACCGAGGACCGGCAGCAGCGTCGCGACATAGAATGTCCATGCGGCCAATCCAGCCGGCCAGTCCCGCCGGGCCTTCCAAAAAACCGCGGTCATGGATAGCAACAGGGCGGCACGGAACGCGAATTCCCCGCTCGCGGGAGTCAGGCTGGGCAGGCGGTAGAGCGGCAGCAAGCGGAGCGGGAAGATCGTTTTCCATAGGTAGAAAGTCAGGCCGGCGGCGGCTTGTGCGATGCGGGCGGAAAAGC
The Elusimicrobiota bacterium DNA segment above includes these coding regions:
- a CDS encoding tetratricopeptide repeat protein encodes the protein MRADENRPSLPAAIGTECAPVHLWLFAVAVAFATFLAFSPALRNQFLLWDDNFVLTGNQNYRGLGWAQLRWMFTTFYQSHYQPLTWISFDVDYLLWGMNPTGYHLTNIVLHAFNAALFFLISLRLLRLARCGSKTDLGLCLSAAFSALLFSLHPLRVESVAWATERKDVLSGLFYLGTILAYLRSCAGGEGSSGRRWYLLSLLAYASSLLSKGIGVTLPVALLILDVYPLRRLPGDPLLWFAPPQRPLLVEKLPYAALALAMAVIGYMGQSHEGYLMAWQAHGFSARIAQAAAGLTFYLWKTIFPLRLLPLYRLPSLTPASGEFAFRAALLLSMTAVFWKARRDWPAGLAAWTFYVATLLPVLGFVQFGSQLAADRYSYLSCMAWPLLAGGGMLSMWDRRVEMARKLLFPAAGVVCFLAVLTWRQAQVWHDTKSLWSYAIDIDPELVQAHNNLGYALAQEGRWNEAIAQYRETLKIFPDYPYAHRNLADALAAQGKPGEAVEHYRRALQARPDSVDILNDLGLALARQGDFQAAAAQYREALRLQPQEPQIHNNLGLALARGNSLDEAADQFRAALNLKPDHADAHGNLGVTLMLQGRFDEGRRECREALRIDPRRLDPCEKVSAFLKRPIRR
- a CDS encoding response regulator transcription factor — its product is MFITIAGEERKFCAQLQALLLGQNHKVTVLTSLALVMESLQGLAPHLLVVAPESDSDGAARLLKSIRDEAGLRRLPILCVNPQGGSADGVGYLDAGADDFINRPFNGQIFLARVRTLLRRRIWNGDLEEDEVTSLRCGPLLMNLVSRQVLVAGIPVVLTRLEFDLLAFLARRPDEVFKREDILETVWNYPVDVATRTLDKHVETLRRKLGAFGSAVQTVHGIGYRLEPPQQQPSKARR
- a CDS encoding tetratricopeptide repeat protein produces the protein MGAKSKMRAPGFPCDSGERAEGVSAWLVPAAVFVITCAFFLPVLSNGFVNWDDDKWLLTNPYFRGLGWAQMKWMFTSFLMRNYVPLTWISWALDYQLWGMNPFGFHLTNLLLHGLNAVVFYRLCLRLLDCALPASGRERATGLRACSGLAALFFAVHPLRVESVAWAVERRDVLSGLFYLLTLLGYLRACGAQLEPARRRRWLAASLAAYAVSLSAKGMGVSLPLILVVLDIYPLRRLSGDCRGWLGPGSRGVLLEKIPFLFLALAVGLIGLLGQAHSATMLSLREYGPAARLAQACFGLVFYLVKTAFPLQLAPLYELPLRLEPGSWPFPQSMALVCGLTAGFVALRRRWPAGLAVWTCYAATLVPVSGLVQFGAQIAADRYTYLPCLGWAVLLGGGLLALWRRRSPWLPLALGLAVTAVAVLGSMTWRQARFWHDSESLWRRVLAVDPDSSVAHNNLGNVFSARGGTQEAVAHYRQALRLNPNFEEAHNNLGAVLAAQGRLAEAISCYQAALRIKPDYAEAHNNLGLALASQGGLDEAAVQYREALRIKPDYAEAYNNLGLLRVGQGRLDEAISYYQEALKILPDHPVIHANIGIALYRRGQVEEAIRQYREALALDPGAAQVRKTLELLGALPVSPARP